CCTTCCGATACTCTCGATGGCACTGGTCGGCTTCGGCGGCTGGGCGCTCTCGATGCGTGGCAACAGCATCCGCGTCCTCGGAGAGGATTATCTGCGCGTCGCCCGCCTGCGCGGCCTGTCGACGCGACGGATCGCGATGCGGTACGTCGCGCGCAACGCCATCCTGCCGATGTACACGGGATTGATGATCGCCATCGGAACCGTCTTCGGCGGCGCGGTGATCATCGAGAACATCTTCGCGTACCCCGGAGTGGGCTTCTACCTCATTCAGGGGATCAACGCGCGCGATTACCCGCTGATGATGGGCGGGTTCATCATCATCACCGTCGCGATGGTGATCGGCATCACGATCGCGGACCTGACCTACGGTTGGCTGGACCCGCGGGCGAAAGGAGGTGCTACCCGTGAGTCCTACTGAACGTGACGGCGCGGCCGCCTCCGGCGATGCCGAGACGAATACGAACGGCGCCGACCATGGCGTCGACGCGGTCACGGAGGCACTGACCGACGATCCCGACCGCTTCGCCGACGCCGAGTGGGCGCCCGGGGGGAGCGCGATCTCAGGCCACGCCCGCAACGGGCGCGTCGCCGCCGACGGCGGGTCGGCCGTCTCGGAGTTCCAGCAGAAGGCCGACGTCTCCATGACCGCCGGCGAGCGCCGACGGCAATGGCTCGAGGAGCGGGTCCTCGCACCCGCACGGATCGTCTGGAGCGACTGGCGCGCGCGGACGGGTGTGCTCGTCGTCATCCTGTACCTGCTGATGGCGACGGTCGGGCAGATGCTCATCGCGGCGCCCTCGCCCAACCAGGGCGGCTACCTGGTCGGGGCGTTTCGGACGCTGGAGTTCCCGCTGGGGACGACCGCCTCGGGTGTGAGCCTGCTCTCACAGACCGTGTACGCGACGCCGTCGATGCTGACGATGATCGCTTCGGGAGCCGTGTTCACCGTGATACTCGGAACCGTCTTCGGCACCATCTCGGGCTACAAGGGCGGAACCACCGACAGCGTGTTGATGGTCGTCACCGACATCATGATGACGATCCCGGGGCTTCCGCTGACGATCGTGCTGGCGTCTGCGCTGCAGATCGAGGGCAACCCGGTCGTCATCGGGATCCTCATCACGGTCAACGCCTGGGCCGGGCTGGCGCGTGCCATCCGGTCGCAGGTGCTGACGCTGCGCGACGCCGAGTACGTCGAGGCCTCCCGCATCATGGGGATGGGGACGCCGACGATCATCTCCGGCGACATCGTTCCGAATCTGATGCCGTACATCACGATGAACTTCGTCCAGCAGGCGCGAGCGGTCATCTTCGGCTCCGTCGGCCTGTACTTCCTGGGCGTGCTCCCGTACAACAGCGTCAACTGGGGCGTCATGATGAACGCCGCGGTCAACCGCGCCGGCGCGACGTCCTCGCCGGCGGCGTTCCACTGGCTGTTGGTGCCGATGGTGACGATCATCGTGCTCGCGCTGGGGCTGACGCTGCTGGCACAGGGCGCCGACCGGATCTTCAACCCGCGGGTGCGCGCCCGCCACGCGGACACGATCGCCGACGACGACGAGAGCTCGTCGAACACGACTGGAGGGATCTGAATGCAGACAGCAACCGAACCGACGGCACGTGCTGACGCGGACCCGATCATCGAGGTCCGCGACGTGAGCGTCACATACGACCTGGAGCACCGGGAGGCGATGGTACTGGACGACGTGAGCATCGACCTGCGCCGGGGGGAGATCCTCGGCGTCGTGGGCGAGTCCGGCAGCGGGAAGTCGATGCTGGCGAACGCCATGATGGACGCAGTCGAGGAGCCCGGGATCACCACCGGGGAGGTGACGTACCACCCCGGTGACGGACGCGACCCCGTCGATATCCTGGACCTATCCGACGATGAACTGAAGCAGTTCCGTTGGGAGGAGGTGTCGATGGTGTTCCAGGGGGCGCTGTCATCGTTCAACCCCACGATGTCGATCCGGGGGCACTTCGA
This sequence is a window from Halobaculum roseum. Protein-coding genes within it:
- a CDS encoding ABC transporter permease; amino-acid sequence: MSPTERDGAAASGDAETNTNGADHGVDAVTEALTDDPDRFADAEWAPGGSAISGHARNGRVAADGGSAVSEFQQKADVSMTAGERRRQWLEERVLAPARIVWSDWRARTGVLVVILYLLMATVGQMLIAAPSPNQGGYLVGAFRTLEFPLGTTASGVSLLSQTVYATPSMLTMIASGAVFTVILGTVFGTISGYKGGTTDSVLMVVTDIMMTIPGLPLTIVLASALQIEGNPVVIGILITVNAWAGLARAIRSQVLTLRDAEYVEASRIMGMGTPTIISGDIVPNLMPYITMNFVQQARAVIFGSVGLYFLGVLPYNSVNWGVMMNAAVNRAGATSSPAAFHWLLVPMVTIIVLALGLTLLAQGADRIFNPRVRARHADTIADDDESSSNTTGGI